The following are encoded in a window of Nibricoccus aquaticus genomic DNA:
- a CDS encoding TonB-dependent receptor, with amino-acid sequence MTPRPRTSVLSIHCLARIASILLLGPLSLLSQTESTPADAPTVMLEAFKVTSDRLSASDQEGPQMLDRYDNSQIDDTGAFTMTEFLETLPGAGSDEEVLVLIDGEPAYIDPATLPLGMVENIEVSRDGSMPEYGAQSSGRVINIRLKKDYQGAEAGLKFDAPLAGGGGEQQTLRLSTSVSRGKLRTLVAINASHRSALDATDRAFARNQDHTSWGGSDLRLAWGSPAVIRAVNGPLNGLTDANGNPVNTALVPENQTGSSTSLASSDFLTGGPEASGQRRFDTSPYRQLISPSQQLGATLSTSYPIFGERLRASLSGSFTHSESKRLGPPPVSSASSRTRVPAAYNPFGQDIEVGLVHTEFGPTRQKSSSDRAQLGLKLNGKLPASWSWNGGLAYRRDESSQSATDLDPAAFTASLASADALTRFNPFGDPTAGPVNAHLYPSLTFNRQSDTVRNNTRFDLSANGTLTETWAGPLTLSMQGGYQLDDRTRTSRGAPGTSSPESHYESQAQNASTSLNIPLTGRRNQIRFLNRLETRLSARYSSQDDGSEGTGADVGLVWSPIRPLLFRARHAEQSSLPSPDVSDRRETLVNETVLDPRRDLAATEAQLIVRDIAQFGRENSTRQSLGATFEPPFAKGLRLSGAYQNQQRENLIQRRFDTQDVINNESAFPGRVIRAAPTADDLANARPGAILSVDTTPGNTGRSEASSLDLNLEYAIPAQKIGRIRISGTAERNLTDTREISPGVAFINDGGGRSSRPDWTFTSTASWNFKAWMASLRLDHTGEIAPTARGEGVPAQSLVTLNTGWRFRQKISPKRSVQYRLGLGIGNLFDEDPPRADTISGYRGGSPLGRTYTVSLSAAL; translated from the coding sequence ATGACGCCACGCCCACGCACTTCCGTTCTCTCGATTCACTGCCTCGCCCGCATTGCCAGCATCCTCCTGCTCGGGCCGCTCTCTCTTTTGTCCCAGACCGAAAGCACACCAGCCGACGCCCCCACCGTCATGCTCGAAGCCTTCAAGGTCACCTCCGACCGCCTCTCCGCCAGCGATCAGGAAGGACCGCAGATGCTCGACCGCTACGACAACAGCCAGATCGACGACACCGGCGCATTCACCATGACCGAGTTCCTCGAAACGCTCCCCGGTGCCGGCAGCGACGAAGAAGTCCTCGTCCTCATCGACGGCGAACCCGCCTACATCGATCCCGCCACGCTTCCGCTCGGCATGGTCGAAAACATCGAGGTCTCCCGCGACGGCTCCATGCCCGAGTACGGCGCCCAGTCCTCCGGCCGCGTCATCAACATACGCCTCAAAAAAGATTACCAGGGCGCCGAAGCCGGCCTGAAATTCGACGCTCCTCTCGCCGGCGGCGGCGGCGAACAACAAACTCTCCGCCTCTCCACCTCCGTCTCCCGCGGCAAACTCCGCACCCTCGTCGCGATCAACGCTTCTCACCGCAGCGCCCTCGACGCCACCGACCGCGCCTTCGCCCGCAATCAGGACCACACGTCTTGGGGCGGCAGCGATCTCCGTCTCGCCTGGGGCTCCCCCGCCGTTATCCGGGCCGTCAACGGCCCGCTCAACGGTCTCACCGACGCCAACGGCAATCCCGTCAACACCGCCCTCGTCCCCGAAAACCAAACTGGCTCCAGTACCAGCCTCGCCTCCAGCGACTTTCTCACCGGCGGCCCCGAAGCGTCCGGCCAGCGCCGCTTCGACACCTCGCCCTACCGCCAGCTCATCAGCCCGTCGCAACAACTCGGCGCCACCCTCAGCACCTCGTATCCGATTTTCGGTGAACGTCTGCGCGCCTCCCTATCCGGCTCCTTCACACACTCCGAAAGCAAACGTCTCGGCCCGCCTCCCGTTTCCTCCGCCTCCTCCCGCACGCGCGTCCCCGCCGCCTATAATCCCTTCGGTCAGGACATCGAGGTCGGCCTCGTCCACACCGAGTTCGGCCCCACCCGCCAGAAATCCTCCTCCGACCGCGCCCAGCTCGGCCTCAAGCTCAACGGCAAGCTCCCCGCCTCCTGGTCCTGGAATGGCGGCCTCGCCTACCGCCGCGACGAATCCTCCCAGTCCGCCACCGACCTCGACCCCGCAGCATTCACCGCCTCACTCGCCTCAGCCGATGCCTTGACCCGCTTCAATCCCTTCGGCGATCCCACCGCAGGTCCGGTCAACGCCCACCTGTATCCATCTCTCACCTTCAACCGTCAAAGCGACACCGTCCGCAACAACACCCGCTTCGATCTCTCCGCCAACGGCACGCTTACCGAGACGTGGGCCGGTCCGCTCACTCTCTCCATGCAGGGCGGCTACCAACTCGACGACCGCACCCGCACCTCGCGCGGAGCCCCCGGCACGTCATCGCCCGAAAGTCACTACGAGAGCCAGGCGCAAAACGCCTCCACCTCCCTCAACATCCCGCTCACTGGTCGTCGTAATCAGATCCGCTTCCTCAACCGCCTCGAAACCCGCCTCTCCGCCCGCTACTCCTCGCAAGACGACGGCAGCGAAGGCACCGGAGCCGATGTCGGCCTCGTCTGGTCCCCCATTCGCCCGCTGCTTTTTCGCGCCCGCCACGCCGAGCAATCCTCCCTTCCCTCACCCGACGTTTCCGACCGCCGCGAAACCCTCGTCAACGAAACCGTCCTCGATCCCCGCCGCGATCTCGCCGCCACCGAGGCCCAGCTCATCGTCCGAGACATCGCCCAGTTCGGTCGTGAAAACAGCACCCGCCAGTCACTCGGCGCCACCTTCGAGCCTCCCTTCGCTAAAGGCCTCCGCCTCTCCGGAGCGTACCAAAATCAGCAGCGCGAAAACCTCATCCAGCGCCGCTTCGATACTCAGGACGTCATCAATAACGAATCCGCCTTCCCCGGCCGTGTCATCCGCGCCGCCCCCACCGCCGACGACTTGGCCAACGCCCGTCCCGGCGCCATTCTCTCAGTCGATACCACACCCGGAAACACCGGCCGCAGCGAAGCCAGCTCCCTCGACCTCAACCTCGAGTACGCGATCCCCGCCCAAAAGATCGGCCGTATTCGTATCTCGGGCACAGCCGAGCGAAACCTCACCGACACCCGCGAAATCTCCCCCGGCGTCGCCTTCATTAACGACGGCGGCGGCCGTTCCTCCCGCCCTGACTGGACCTTCACTAGCACCGCCTCCTGGAACTTCAAAGCCTGGATGGCGTCCCTCCGCCTCGATCACACCGGCGAAATCGCGCCCACCGCCCGCGGCGAAGGCGTCCCCGCTCAATCCCTCGTCACGCTCAACACCGGCTGGCGCTTCCGCCAGAAAATCTCCCCCAAACGCTCCGTCCAGTACCGCCTCGGTCTCGGCATCGGCAACCTCTTCGACGAAGACCCGCCCCGCGCCGACACGATCTCAGGCTACCGCGGCGGCTCCCCGCTCGGCCGCACCTACACCGTCTCACTGTCCGCCGCATTGTAA
- a CDS encoding ATP-binding protein, which produces MRSIRRQLTLGVLAALALLLGGAGGATYWALRDSIYDQFDDALRVKALFIVTSTQQRNNQIKVEFSDGFLREFDYDVAMDFFQVFDDKGASLTRSDSLWGHDLPLAHGTLEAPVYWDLQLPNGRPGRAIGIEFAADQQNRRGARKEAEMRARVVVASDRSYVEGLIARLNVTLVIAGAAMVGVILLVVPLVLRRGLKPLSAVAEQASRIDANSLTERFAVEELPAELKPIAGRLNDLLARLEANFERERRFSANLAHELRTPLAELRSQAELALKWPEERTAESDKTVLEIAMQMEALVGRMLALARAEQGQVTLTKERVGLSDLVEGVLESLATTVGVRKLTVERSVAADAVVETDLVLVRSIITNLLENAVNYARGCGVVVVEAELAEGAFAFRVSNPADNLRAEDLPKLFERFWRKDGARTGGGTHAGLGLALARSLAEQLGYTLSAALDERGVLTMTLSGKR; this is translated from the coding sequence ATGCGCTCCATCCGAAGGCAGTTAACGCTGGGCGTGCTGGCGGCGCTCGCGCTCTTGCTGGGCGGGGCGGGCGGGGCGACTTACTGGGCGCTGCGCGACTCGATCTACGATCAGTTTGACGACGCGCTGCGGGTGAAGGCGTTGTTTATTGTGACGTCCACGCAGCAGCGGAACAACCAGATCAAGGTGGAGTTTTCGGACGGGTTTTTGCGCGAGTTCGACTACGATGTGGCGATGGATTTTTTCCAGGTGTTCGACGACAAGGGCGCGTCGCTCACGCGTTCGGATTCGTTGTGGGGGCATGATCTGCCGCTGGCACATGGGACGTTGGAGGCACCGGTTTATTGGGATTTGCAGTTGCCGAATGGACGGCCGGGACGGGCGATCGGGATTGAGTTTGCGGCGGATCAGCAGAACCGGCGCGGGGCGCGGAAAGAAGCGGAGATGCGCGCACGCGTGGTGGTGGCATCGGACCGGAGTTACGTAGAAGGGCTGATTGCGCGGTTGAATGTGACTCTGGTGATCGCGGGTGCGGCGATGGTCGGGGTGATTTTGCTGGTGGTGCCGCTGGTGTTGCGGCGCGGGTTGAAACCGTTGAGCGCGGTGGCGGAGCAGGCGTCGCGGATCGACGCGAACTCGCTGACGGAGCGTTTCGCGGTGGAGGAATTGCCGGCGGAGTTGAAGCCGATCGCGGGACGATTGAACGATTTGCTGGCGCGGTTGGAGGCTAATTTTGAGAGGGAGCGGAGGTTTAGCGCGAACCTCGCGCACGAGTTGAGGACGCCGCTGGCGGAACTGCGTTCGCAGGCGGAGCTGGCGTTGAAATGGCCGGAGGAGCGGACGGCGGAGAGCGACAAGACGGTGCTCGAAATCGCGATGCAGATGGAGGCGCTGGTGGGCCGGATGCTGGCGCTGGCGCGGGCGGAGCAGGGGCAGGTGACGCTGACGAAGGAGCGGGTGGGTTTGAGTGATTTGGTCGAGGGCGTGCTTGAGTCGCTGGCGACGACGGTGGGTGTGAGGAAGTTGACGGTGGAGCGGAGCGTGGCGGCGGATGCGGTGGTGGAGACAGATTTGGTTTTGGTGCGGTCGATCATCACGAATCTATTGGAGAACGCGGTGAATTACGCGCGGGGGTGCGGAGTGGTCGTCGTGGAGGCGGAGCTGGCGGAAGGGGCGTTTGCGTTTCGCGTGAGCAATCCGGCGGACAATTTGCGCGCGGAAGATCTGCCGAAGTTGTTCGAGCGATTCTGGCGGAAGGACGGCGCGCGCACGGGCGGTGGCACACACGCGGGGCTGGGGCTGGCGCTGGCGCGGTCGCTGGCGGAGCAGCTCGGGTATACGTTGAGCGCGGCGCTCGATGAGCGCGGGGTGCTGACGATGACGCTCTCCGGGAAACGTTGA
- a CDS encoding response regulator transcription factor, giving the protein MRVLLVEDSARLQQNVGAALRRSGYAVDVSGDGKDGLWHAQSNDYDAIVLDIMLPEMDGLEVLRQMRKAGKNTPVLLLTAKDTVEDRVRGLNQGADDYLVKPFALEELLARVQALCRRKYAVKTARIEIDDVAIDTSAKRVFCGDQVIELTSREYSLLEYLALHRGAVVSRSQIEEHIYDGQVDPMSNVVDSAICIVRRKLSEAKARPIIRTRRGHGYVLESQDACAPSEGS; this is encoded by the coding sequence ATGCGCGTACTCCTCGTAGAAGACTCGGCCCGCTTGCAGCAAAACGTCGGGGCGGCGCTGCGCCGTTCGGGTTATGCGGTGGATGTTTCCGGCGACGGGAAGGACGGGCTGTGGCATGCACAGTCGAACGACTACGACGCGATCGTGCTGGATATCATGCTGCCGGAAATGGACGGGCTGGAGGTGCTGCGGCAGATGAGGAAAGCGGGGAAGAACACGCCGGTGCTTTTGCTCACGGCGAAGGACACGGTGGAGGATCGGGTGCGCGGGCTGAATCAAGGGGCGGACGATTATCTGGTGAAGCCGTTCGCGCTGGAGGAATTGCTGGCGCGGGTGCAGGCGCTTTGCCGGCGGAAGTACGCGGTGAAGACGGCGCGCATCGAGATCGACGATGTGGCGATCGACACCTCGGCGAAGCGGGTTTTTTGCGGCGATCAAGTGATCGAGCTGACGTCGCGGGAGTATTCGCTGCTCGAATATCTGGCGCTGCATCGCGGTGCGGTGGTATCGCGCAGCCAGATCGAGGAACACATCTACGACGGACAGGTGGACCCGATGAGCAATGTGGTGGATTCGGCGATCTGCATCGTGAGGAGAAAACTTTCTGAAGCGAAGGCGCGGCCGATCATCCGGACGCGCCGCGGGCACGGGTACGTATTGGAATCACAGGACGCATGCGCTCCATCCGAAGGCAGTTAA
- a CDS encoding glycoside hydrolase family 2 TIM barrel-domain containing protein, with amino-acid sequence MASFSRSSRFTVFHLASLAAFALASLPAATLPDWENEQVFQINREPARATATPYPTAAQALANERAKSPWFKSLNSKDAWRFNWVAHPDQRPRDFFKPAFDDSAWKTFPVPANWEMHGFGTPMYVSAGYAFKIDPPRVMGEPKSDFTTFKERNPVGSYRRTFETPSDWNGRKVFLHFGAVQSAFYVWLNGERVGYSEGSMEPAEFDITPHLKTDGSQNLLAVEVYRWSDGSYLEDQDSWRFSGIIRDVFLYSTADVRIADFAVRTDLDADYLNAKLQIKPEIATRRTDSLKGWTIRAQLHDASGKAVLEKELSQEIEPMLNRDRKADIMNDRTPQRGPAKFAWLEATVANPLKWTAETPNLYTLVLTLHDDQGAIVEATSTRVGFREIEIKRGRFLVNGQPIRMRGVNRHEHDPDTGRVVSYKRMVEDIVLMKQANINAVRTSHYPNDPRWYELCDTYGLYVIDEADIETHGVRGELASDPRWHGAFLDRAIRMAERDKNHPSIVMWSMGNEAGYGPNFAAISAWLRDFDPTRPIHYEGAQGKPTDPKTVDVISRFYPRVMEPYLEANPDVESPENARWERLLEIASDPADDRPVLTSEFAHAMGNALGNFKEYWDEIYWHPRMLGGFIWEWVDQGLTKTAPDGTKFTAYGGDFGDKPNHGNFSIKGLVFADRTPQPKYWEVKKVYQPALIEPRDLTPGKTTIRITNRHHHTNLNILEARWYVHCDGAIVQEGKLPDLNIRPGADPEVSIPVETIFFPRAGADYWLRVSLHTKEKSAWAPAGHEIAWEQFQLTIPPAAEMAAAAKPDSTSAAPVPTAPLAAPKPAEPTPLTLTDSADLVTITGKTFTAKFSRNTGTLSSLDYGAGELLAAPSTAATDAPTGPTLQVYRAPTNNDRGFGSWFAKHWENTGLHTITRRVDSVTVSQPTPNGSVRVEILSTSSIPKGAFTHNTIYTVHSDGTILLENTFTPSGEWPPIPRIGLTFRLANEYKILRWYGRGPFENYPDRQAASAVGLWSSTVAEQYVSYVRPQENGAKTDVRWLALTNATGRGLVITASEPLAAASALHFTAHDLSSVRHDYELKPRSDVVVSLDARHLGLGNSSCGPGVLARYAIPFAPAKLKLVIRPCATNENTELAFLARKPIE; translated from the coding sequence ATGGCTTCCTTCTCCCGCAGCTCTCGTTTCACCGTGTTTCATCTCGCGAGCCTCGCCGCCTTCGCGCTCGCGTCGCTTCCCGCCGCCACGCTGCCCGATTGGGAAAACGAGCAGGTTTTTCAAATCAACCGCGAGCCCGCCCGCGCCACCGCCACCCCCTATCCGACCGCCGCACAAGCCCTCGCCAACGAGCGCGCGAAATCCCCGTGGTTCAAATCGCTCAACAGCAAAGACGCCTGGCGCTTCAACTGGGTCGCTCACCCCGACCAGCGTCCGCGCGACTTCTTCAAACCCGCCTTCGACGACTCCGCATGGAAAACATTCCCCGTCCCCGCCAATTGGGAGATGCACGGTTTCGGCACACCGATGTACGTGAGTGCTGGCTACGCTTTCAAAATCGATCCGCCGCGCGTGATGGGCGAACCGAAATCCGACTTCACCACCTTCAAGGAGCGCAATCCCGTCGGCTCCTACCGCCGCACCTTTGAAACTCCCTCCGACTGGAACGGCCGCAAAGTCTTCCTCCACTTCGGCGCCGTCCAAAGCGCCTTCTACGTCTGGCTCAACGGCGAGCGCGTCGGCTACAGCGAGGGTTCGATGGAGCCTGCCGAGTTCGACATCACGCCGCACCTCAAAACCGATGGCTCCCAAAACCTACTCGCCGTCGAAGTCTATCGCTGGTCCGACGGCTCGTATTTGGAAGATCAGGACTCCTGGCGCTTCAGCGGCATCATCCGCGACGTCTTCCTTTATTCCACCGCCGACGTCCGCATCGCCGACTTCGCCGTCCGCACTGACCTCGACGCCGATTACCTTAACGCGAAACTTCAAATCAAACCCGAGATCGCCACGCGCCGCACCGATTCGCTCAAAGGCTGGACCATCCGCGCCCAGCTCCACGACGCCTCCGGCAAAGCCGTCCTCGAAAAAGAGCTGTCGCAAGAGATCGAGCCGATGCTCAACCGCGACCGCAAAGCCGACATCATGAACGACCGCACGCCCCAGCGCGGTCCCGCCAAATTCGCCTGGCTCGAAGCCACCGTCGCCAACCCGCTCAAGTGGACCGCCGAAACTCCGAATCTCTACACGCTCGTCCTCACGCTCCACGACGACCAGGGCGCCATCGTCGAAGCCACCAGCACCCGCGTCGGCTTCCGTGAAATCGAAATCAAGCGCGGCCGCTTCCTCGTCAACGGCCAGCCCATCCGCATGCGCGGCGTCAACCGCCACGAGCACGATCCCGATACCGGCCGCGTCGTCTCCTACAAACGGATGGTCGAGGACATCGTCCTCATGAAGCAGGCGAACATTAACGCCGTCCGCACCTCGCACTACCCCAACGATCCGCGTTGGTACGAACTCTGCGATACCTACGGCCTCTACGTCATCGACGAAGCCGACATCGAAACCCACGGCGTCCGCGGTGAACTCGCCTCCGATCCCCGCTGGCACGGCGCCTTCCTCGACCGCGCCATCCGCATGGCCGAGCGCGACAAAAACCATCCCTCCATCGTCATGTGGTCCATGGGCAACGAAGCGGGCTACGGGCCCAACTTCGCCGCCATTTCCGCGTGGCTCCGCGACTTCGATCCCACGCGTCCGATCCACTACGAAGGCGCGCAGGGAAAACCCACCGACCCCAAAACCGTCGACGTCATCAGCCGCTTCTACCCGCGCGTGATGGAGCCGTATCTCGAAGCCAACCCCGACGTCGAATCCCCCGAAAACGCCCGCTGGGAACGACTCCTCGAAATCGCCTCCGACCCCGCCGACGACCGCCCCGTCCTCACCAGCGAGTTCGCCCACGCCATGGGCAACGCCCTCGGCAATTTCAAAGAATACTGGGACGAGATCTACTGGCACCCGCGCATGTTGGGCGGCTTCATCTGGGAATGGGTTGACCAGGGTCTCACCAAAACCGCGCCCGACGGCACCAAGTTCACCGCGTACGGCGGCGACTTCGGCGACAAGCCCAACCACGGCAACTTCAGTATCAAGGGCCTCGTATTCGCCGACCGGACACCGCAGCCCAAATACTGGGAAGTCAAAAAAGTCTACCAGCCCGCGCTGATCGAGCCACGCGATCTGACTCCCGGTAAGACCACGATCCGCATCACGAATCGCCACCACCACACCAATCTCAACATCCTCGAAGCCCGCTGGTACGTCCACTGCGACGGCGCGATCGTGCAGGAAGGAAAACTCCCCGACCTCAACATCCGCCCCGGCGCCGACCCCGAAGTCTCCATCCCGGTCGAAACCATTTTCTTCCCGCGCGCCGGTGCCGACTACTGGCTCCGCGTCAGCCTCCACACGAAGGAAAAATCCGCCTGGGCTCCCGCCGGTCACGAAATTGCCTGGGAGCAATTCCAGCTCACCATCCCGCCCGCCGCCGAAATGGCCGCAGCCGCGAAACCTGATTCCACCTCCGCTGCACCCGTGCCCACCGCTCCGCTCGCAGCTCCCAAACCCGCCGAGCCCACCCCGCTGACACTCACCGACTCCGCGGACCTCGTCACCATTACCGGCAAAACTTTCACCGCAAAATTCTCTCGCAACACCGGCACGCTTTCATCGCTCGACTACGGTGCCGGTGAACTCCTCGCCGCGCCCTCCACCGCCGCGACCGACGCCCCCACCGGCCCCACGCTCCAAGTCTACCGCGCTCCGACCAACAACGACCGCGGCTTCGGCAGCTGGTTTGCCAAGCACTGGGAAAACACCGGCCTCCACACCATCACCCGCCGCGTCGACTCCGTCACCGTCTCCCAGCCAACACCCAACGGCTCCGTCCGCGTAGAAATCCTTTCAACCAGCTCGATCCCGAAAGGCGCCTTCACCCACAACACCATCTACACCGTCCACAGCGACGGAACCATCCTACTAGAAAACACCTTCACGCCCTCCGGCGAATGGCCGCCAATCCCGCGCATCGGCCTCACTTTCCGCCTCGCCAACGAGTACAAAATCCTCCGCTGGTATGGCCGCGGTCCATTTGAAAATTACCCCGACCGTCAGGCCGCGTCCGCCGTCGGCCTCTGGTCCAGCACCGTCGCCGAGCAATACGTGTCCTACGTCCGCCCGCAGGAAAACGGCGCCAAGACCGACGTCCGCTGGCTCGCCCTCACCAACGCCACCGGCCGCGGCCTCGTGATCACCGCCAGCGAACCGCTCGCCGCCGCCTCCGCGCTCCACTTCACCGCCCACGACCTCTCGTCCGTCCGCCACGACTACGAACTCAAGCCGCGCAGCGACGTCGTCGTCTCGCTCGACGCCCGCCACCTCGGCCTCGGCAACAGCAGCTGCGGCCCCGGCGTCCTCGCCCGCTACGCCATCCCCTTCGCCCCCGCGAAACTCAAGCTCGTGATCCGTCCCTGCGCCACCAACGAAAACACCGAACTCGCCTTCCTCGCCCGCAAACCAATCGAGTAA
- a CDS encoding alpha-L-fucosidase yields MQLSRRDTLKLLAASAPLLASARSLAQAADHATLPAIAPGPFKGTRESLRAYEVPEWFADAKFGIWAHWGPQSAPEYGDWYARNIYIDKTDQYKHHVATYGHPSKFGYKDILPTWNGKNFDPDHLLGLYKEAGAKYFMALGVHCDNFDLWDSKHQPHWNSTKIGPKKDIVRLLHDATRKHGLRFGVSDHLWPSPKWMSVCRGADTAGDLKGVPYDGIDKALTDLYPEYPYPDRKLDWDETNLTEAWKKHYFARIKDLFDQFEPDIVYCDGHIPFEEYGLGLVAHLYNLSVRKNGGKVDTVYTSKRIEDTEQNECVLDFERAVPDKIWPRPWQICTCVGGWHYDRRKLGSDPKNLYKTPKRVIDMLVDTVSRNGCLLLNFPLRNDGTLDDQELAILAEITAWMKTNNEGIYATRPWKIFGDGPRSKIQNDPKVKYNEALRQDFDEQDVRYTKKGDDLFAFVTGVPDREAVIPSLALSKDHVSGKVQRVSLLGHGDPLAFTHDNSGLRITLPETKPSRHVLAFKINGLA; encoded by the coding sequence ATGCAACTATCCCGTCGCGACACCCTCAAACTCCTCGCCGCCTCCGCCCCGCTCCTCGCCTCCGCGCGCAGCCTCGCGCAAGCCGCCGACCACGCCACCCTCCCCGCGATCGCGCCCGGCCCGTTCAAAGGCACTCGTGAGTCCCTTCGCGCCTACGAAGTCCCCGAGTGGTTCGCCGACGCCAAGTTCGGCATCTGGGCCCACTGGGGCCCGCAGTCCGCGCCCGAGTACGGCGACTGGTACGCGCGCAACATCTACATCGATAAGACCGACCAGTATAAACACCACGTCGCCACCTACGGCCACCCGTCGAAGTTCGGCTACAAAGACATCCTTCCGACGTGGAACGGCAAAAACTTCGACCCCGATCACCTCCTCGGTCTCTACAAGGAAGCCGGCGCGAAATACTTCATGGCCCTCGGCGTCCACTGCGACAACTTCGACCTCTGGGACTCGAAGCACCAGCCGCACTGGAACTCCACCAAGATCGGCCCGAAGAAAGACATCGTCCGCCTCCTCCACGACGCCACCCGCAAACACGGCCTCCGCTTCGGCGTCAGCGACCACCTCTGGCCCTCACCCAAATGGATGTCTGTCTGCCGCGGCGCCGACACCGCAGGCGATCTCAAAGGCGTTCCCTACGACGGCATCGATAAGGCGCTCACCGATCTGTACCCGGAATACCCCTACCCCGACCGCAAACTCGACTGGGACGAAACCAACCTAACCGAGGCGTGGAAGAAACACTACTTCGCCCGCATCAAAGACCTCTTCGACCAATTCGAGCCCGACATCGTTTATTGCGACGGCCACATCCCCTTCGAAGAGTACGGCCTCGGCCTCGTCGCCCACCTCTACAACCTCAGCGTCCGCAAAAACGGCGGAAAAGTAGACACCGTCTACACCAGCAAACGCATCGAAGACACCGAGCAAAACGAGTGCGTCCTCGATTTCGAACGCGCCGTCCCCGACAAGATCTGGCCCCGCCCGTGGCAGATCTGCACCTGCGTCGGCGGCTGGCACTACGACCGCCGCAAACTCGGCAGCGACCCGAAGAACCTCTACAAGACCCCGAAGCGTGTCATCGACATGCTGGTCGATACCGTGAGCCGCAACGGCTGCCTGCTCCTCAACTTCCCTCTCCGCAACGACGGCACGCTCGACGACCAGGAACTCGCCATCCTCGCCGAGATCACCGCCTGGATGAAGACCAATAACGAAGGCATCTACGCCACCCGCCCCTGGAAAATCTTCGGCGACGGCCCGCGCAGCAAAATCCAGAACGACCCCAAAGTTAAATATAACGAAGCCCTCCGTCAGGACTTCGACGAGCAGGACGTCCGCTACACGAAAAAAGGCGACGACCTCTTCGCCTTCGTCACCGGCGTTCCTGACCGCGAAGCTGTCATCCCCAGCCTCGCCCTCAGCAAAGACCACGTCTCCGGAAAAGTCCAACGCGTCTCCCTTCTCGGCCACGGCGACCCGCTCGCATTCACCCACGACAACTCCGGCCTTCGCATCACCCTGCCCGAGACCAAACCCAGCCGCCACGTCCTCGCCTTCAAAATCAACGGCCTCGCTTAG